atacagtattattaactacagtcaccatacTGTATGTTACTTCCCCAGACTTTATTTACctcataactggaagtttgtacttttcaCAACCTTCACCCATTTATCCCCCTCCCTACCACTCAACTCTGCCAATCATTATCTGTCgctgtttctttttcagttattttaggttccacatagaattgaaatcatacagtatttgtctttatctgtctgacttatttcactcaggaTAATGCCCTCGAGGTccgtccatgttgtcacaaatgacaggatttccttctttttatggctaaacaaTGTTCTAGtatatatgtaagtatgtatgtaatatgtatatatctcATTTTTTATAACTGCTGATAGATACACTTAGGTTGTTTCAACATCTTGGctaatgtaaataatgctgcagtggtCATGGGGCAGCtatctctttgagaaaatgatttttctttccttacaatatatattcagaagtggaatttctaagTCATATGTtaatgctgggcttcccagatggtgctagtggtaaagaacccacctgccaatgcaagaggcataaagagatgagggtttgatccctgggtcgggaagatcccctggaggagggcatggcaacccactccagtattcttgcctggagaatcccatggacagagaagcctgacagcctcagtccatagggtcacacagagacagacacaactgaagcgacttagcatgcatgcacgcatttTAATAGTAAATCTTGATTATTTGACATAACTCCACACTGTTTGCCATAGCCGTGCATCAAtctacattcccactaacagtgcacaagcgctcccttttctccaatcctcatcaacacttgtctcttgcctttttgataagaGCCGCcataacaggtgtgaagtgatctCGTGATTCTGATTTGTAGTTCCCTTGTGATTACTGATATTGACccccttttcatgtacctgttggctatctgtatgtcttctttggaaaattgtctcttcagttcttctgcccattttttagtcAGATTGATTGTGTTTTCctgttgagttgtgtgagctttttgtatattttagatgttAACCCTTTTCTAGATGTATaatttgcaactattttctcccattctgtaggctgcctatcattttgttgatggattgattcctttgctgtgcagaagtttcttagtttgatatagtcctgctggctaatttttgcttttgttgtttttgattttgATGTAAAATTCAAGAAATGAATGACAATGGAAATAATGTTATACCCCTTTAATACTATCCCTGGAGCAAAAACTAAGGACAATACAACCTCATGGGAAAGTGGTTCAACAAAGCAGCTGCTTTCAAACAGCAATGTTAAGACAGGAAGCAAGCATTAAATGTTCCAAATGTTGCAAGAATAAGAAATTATTCTGGAGAAGATCACACTGTTAATGATGTGACTCAAAGACCATAGAATACATACCTAAATGGctatttactgatttttctcacaataaaaaaaaaaacaaactattgtATCTATATAAACAAAGTGTCTGGGGGCAATTTGAACTTAGAAAGGGAAATTTAATAAAAGTCTCTAAAGGCAGTGGTCtataagtgaaaaaatatatcCTAGTAGTATCAAGTGATACTTCAGGAAGTTTCCATGGAGTTTTCTGATCCCCAGCCTTGGGTGAATATCTGGAAAAATATCAAAGGAAATCCTGTTTTGAATAATAATCTGAGGAGTTCATGAAGTAGAAACAGTTTGGTCTCCCAAAATAACTGGACTTTGTTTACTCATCCATGAAACAGGTTTTTCACTCTAAACTGAAATCTCATCTATTTGTTGGTCTCTTGAATCTCTACCCTGTTAGAGCAGCGGAGAGAGCCTTCAGAAGAGTCTGAAAAGTTACAatgattttgaaaagtaattcCCCAATAGATACTAAAATTCATAAATACACATACTCTTCATCCCATCAGGCCTAGACTGAGAAATCTATCACGCAGAAACAAAAAGTCAGTACATATGAACAAACGGAAGTAGTTCTTTATTTAAATCGCATCTAAATGACCGTAATCCTGTAACAACCTGAACATTCATGATaaaagaacagataaataaattgcTATATCACGTCATCAAAGTTATGCACCTATGTGGcgttccccagtggtccagtaattaagactcCGCCTCCAATTCAAGGGACTcaggtttccatccctggtcagggaattaagatcctacatgccctgcAGAGCAGCCAATAAAAAAGAACTTACACACGTATAGAAAATGAATGTGAACATACTATCATAACAGAGGGATCctgacatatttttaaacttggaaaaatcaacaaattaaatatattagtATCAAGAAATGTAAACTATTTTCACCACTATTAAATTGAAATAATGTTCAGTCTGGCAGTGAATCAATATCACCTGCATTTTCAGCATAGTCAGAATGCATGTAAATCCACTTTTCTTCGCCATACTTTTAACAAAACTCTTTTCATCTCACTGTTTCGCAAGCTGTAGATCAGTGGATTCAGCAGAGGTGTGAGCAACGTGTAAGCCAAGGACATCAGCTTCTTGGTTTCTGGGGAATAGCCAGATTTGGGTTGTAAGTAAGTCATGCTTGCTGTGCCATAGAAGAGGGTAACAGATGTGAGATGGGACGTACAGGTGGAAAAGGCTTTTTGCTTCCCAGTGGTTGATGGCATCTTCAGGATGGCAAAGAGAATTCGAACATAAGACAAGAGTATCAACACGAAAGGAACCATAACAATCAAAATGGTGCCAGTGAATGCATAGATCTCAAACAAAAAGGTGTCTGCACATGCAAGCTCTAACACTGGGGGAGTCTCACAGAAGAGATGATTAATTTCACTGGGGCCACAAAAGGGAAAACTAAACACCCACGAGGTCTGCACAGTAGCCACCATGATCCCTGAAACCCATGAGAGCATTACTAATTTCGTGAAAACCCTTTTGTTCATAGTCACTGGGTAGCTCAGAGGATGGCAGATTGCAGCAAATCGGTCATAAGCCATTGCCCCCAGGAGAAAACATTCAGTCCCCccaaaaagaagaatgaagtacATCTGTGAAAAACAGCCTGCAAAAGTGATCGTAGTTTTTTCACTGGAGAGGACCACCAGCATCTCAGGCATGATGACTGCACTGAAACCCACTTCCACCACAGACAGGTTCAGGAGAAACAAGTACATGGGAACATGGAGGCTCTGCTCCAGGGAGATGACGACTATAATGATGGCATTTCCCAGCAGAGTCACCAGGTAATCAGCCAAGAACACCCAAAAGAGCTGCCTCTGTAgttcaggaaaattagaaaagCCCAAGAGGATGAAGTCGGACACCGAGCTTTGGTTCTGCCTTTTCATGTCAACAGTGGAGCATTTACTGTTTTAGGAACATAGTTTACAAAGTACTAAGTCACAATCTAACAGTTCTGAGCCAGCATCCGCATTCAACCCAAACAATCttgacaaaatatataaagaggagCCCATCCTGATAGAAATCTATTTTGACAATTTTGGAGAATGGCTGATTATTCTAACTTAGAAATCTTGTCTGATACACACAAAACAATATCAGAGTTTTATTGCAAACACCATGTAGTTTGAAAATCAAATTCAATGTTAAAGCAAATAGGAATATTCTATAACTTAGATCCCATTCATAAAACACTGCTAAAGGTAGCATCTATTTTCTCaactttatgtaaatataaaatttaaggcCACAAAAATAAAGCTCATGTTTGCTTATGCTAATCAGAACATAGGGCCATAAGCGGAAAGCAAATGTGGGCTAGCACTCCTCATTTCATTCAAAAGGCTCTGAACTAAGAAATActtaaagattttgaaaatagaaCAGGTAAGACAATTTGAACTTCCATAAATATAACAATGCAGTAGGTACTTACTACTTcagaattgtacacttaaaagtaGTAAAActtataattacatatattttaccacaataaaagttCAATGGattaaaattttcaatgaaaaataatgccTCAAAAAGTGACAAATGGAAAAAGATAACCcacaaaaaatttttataaaattctaatAACTATAAGTACAACAAAGatgatatatacttttttttaactattcATTAGTTCAAAATGACTGTGCTTGGCTTGGTTAAGGTGACAACTCTCTGCAGAAACACACAAAGAAAGTGTAATTTAAATGTTCCTACCTGAGGTGATCTATGACTATGTGAACTGGCTTTATACCCATTGATTTTTGCCGATAGGTCAAATATATTGGGACTTGCCAGATGAGAAACATGTGGTGTTGGTTCTCATTGGTGGAACCTTAAGACATAATGATTTAAGGAAAAGCCCATGTTTTATTCACTATAAACTTATAATTTAaagtttcccttctctttctctctttggttctcttctcttcctcaccATTAAATTTCTCATCATGGTGTTCAATTAATCATTAATTACTCAACACTGACTGAGCACCTACCATTTTTAGCCTATATACTCTGAGACAAACCTTGGATAAGAGAGTTCAACAGAGAGCAAACCATAcaacctaaaatggaaaataaggtCTCACTCCCCAAGCCAGAACTTATAACTCCTGCCTCTCATACTGTGCTCTATTTTCTTCAATAGCTCCTACTGATTTGCATTTacacatatatttgtgtatatataacacACACTATCTCTCTCACTAAATATAAATCCCAGGATTGCAAAGATTATGCTTTATATTCACTATGCCTACAAGACTTTCTGATGCATAACAAATACTAAACcaattttttcttgaataaatgaaaacaaaaattaggaaaatgcaGACTCAACTTTATAGGAATGTTCTATCTACATGAAAAGTAAAATCAGTATAAACAGTATTGGGAAAGAGGGTAATAACAAACATATTAGATACTTCAAGGAGGAAAAGATTACTTCTGAATGAGGGATGAGGGTGAACAACTACCTCATAAGCAGTCAAGGGTGGAAGGGCAATGAGGCaggagaaagacagaaggaaggcTAACTTGCTCAAATCAGAATGTATCTGTTGACAGTTTAGCACTACAGTGGAGATCTTCTCATTCTCTGTGACACTGTAAAAATCAATGGAAGTTAACTGTGGGAGATGAGAAATCCAAGAAGACAAAGACAGCAAGTTGAAGACATGTAATATTGTCTTAAAAAAAGGTCATTAGAATATTAGCAAACAGCAGAAGGCAAGTTGACTTCTTCCTGAGTTTGGCTATAGGCATGTACTAAAATCAAACgtctataaattatatttttgttgtcGAAAGACtcctaaattaataaaaatagactCTGCAGGCCAAGTATCTAAACTAATTTCTAATGGANNNNNNNNNNNNNNNNNNNNNNNNNNNNNNNNNNNNNNNNNNNNNNNNNNNNNNNNNNNNNNNNNNNNNNNNNNNNNNNNNNNNNNNNNNNNNNNNNNNNgactcttgagagtcccttggactgcaaggagatccaaccagtccattctgaaggagatcagccctgggatttctttggaaggaatgatgctaaagctgaaactccaatactttggccacctcatgcaaaagttgactcgttggaaaaaatcctaatgctgggaaggattgggggcaggaggagaagggtcgacagagaatgagatggctgaatggcatcacggactcgatggacatgggtttcggtagactccaggagttggtgatggacagggaggcctggcacgctgcgattcatggggtcgcaaagagtcggacatgactgagaactgaactgaactgaaagtgctaTTATTATAAGgttttgattttataatttttatgaacttataatcattattttataatatcatattttaaaaactgatgctcagaaaggATAAATAACTTaacaaaaacatacatacatCTAGAAAGTGGCAGATCCAACATttgtaactaatttttttttctttcattgaatgTCCAGTAAGTCACTCTAATTTTCACATCAgtgatattttatgtatattcaaCTAGCAACAGTGAGAACAagtaatttacatttattatttctaggcCATCAAGAATGTTCTACTATCTCTGGTATGGTTTTGACATGCTTATAAAGTTATTTTGTTACATTTGATTTTGTCGCAGGTGAAATTCATTCTGAGGCATTATTTCCACCTGGGGGAGCCCTGATATATATCTGTTTTATTGTATCTGTCCACATACTGCtgtgaaaaagacacatgaaaagcaGGAAGAGCTGGGTGATCTTTCTAAGCATGTAGCCACCTCAGTTATATCTGACCTAATGTGTTCTCTGCCAGTCACTTCCTACATGGTAACCATGTCCCAGATGTCATTGGACAGCGCAGGCTATTGTTAAGTGTAGCACACCAACCCAATCTCAAAGCTGTGTGGATTTACTTACATAAATTCAGTCTTttcctggcagttcagttcagttcagtcactcagtggtgtccgactctttgcaaccccatggactgcagcatgccaggcctccctgctgctgctgctgctactgctactgctaagtcgcccagtcgtgtccaactctgtgcgaccccatagatggcaacccatcaggcttccctgtccctgggattctccaggcaaaaatactggagtgggttgccatttccttgtccaatgcatgaaagtgaaaagtgaaagttaagtcgctcagtcatgtctgactcttagtgaccccatggactgcagcttaccaggctcctctgtccaggcaagagtactggagtggggtgccactggcttctccgccaggcctccctgtccatcaccaactcctggagtttacccaaactcatgtccattgagttggtgatgctatccagccatctcattctctgtcatccccttctcctctcaccttcaatctttcccagcatcagggtgttttccattgagtcagttcttcgcatcaggtgccaaagtattggagtttcagcttcaacatcagtcttttcaacgaacactcaggactgatctcctttaggacggactggttggatctccttgaagtccaagagactttcaaaagtcttctccaacaccacagttcaaaagcatcagttttcagtgctcagctttctttatagtccaactctcacatccatacatgactactgggaaaacgatagctttgactagatggacttttgttggcaaagtaatgtctctgctttttaatatgctgtctaggttgatcataactttccttccaagaagtaagcatcttttaatttcttggctgcagtcaccatcttcagtgatttgggagcccaaaaatataaagtctgacactgtttccactgttttcctgcatatttgccatgaactgatgagactggatgccatgatcttagttttctgaatgttgagctttaagccaactttttcactctcctctttcactttcatcaagaggctttttagtttctcttcactttctgccataagggtggtgtcatctgcatatctgaggttattgatatttctcccggcaatcttgatttcagcttgtacttcatccagcccagcgtttctcatgatgtactctgcatagaagttaaataagcagggtgacaatatacagccttgacgtactccttttcctatttggaaccagtctgttgtcctatgtccagttctaactgtttcttcctgacctgcatacagatttctcaagaggcaggtcaggtggtctggtattcccatctctttcagaattttccagtttgttgtgatccacacaaaggctttggaatagtcaataaagcagatatagatatttttctggaactctcttgcatttttgataaCCCAGcagatgctgacaatttgatctctggttcctccgccttttctaaaaccagcttgaacatctggaagttcacagttcacatactgctgaagcctggtttggagaattttgagcattactttactagcgtgagagatgaatgcaattgtgtggtagtttgaacattcttttttttttttttttttttttttgaacattctttggcattgcctttctttgggattggaatgaaaacaccttttcccgtcctgtggccactgctgagttttccaaatttgctggcatattgagtgcagcactctcacagcatcatcttttaggatttgaaatagttaaactggaattccatcacctccactagctttgtttgtagtgatgctttctaaggcccacttgacttcacattccaggatgtctggctctaggtcagtgatcacaccatcgtgatcatctaggtcgtgaagatcttttttgtacagtttttctgtgtattcttgccacctcttcttaatatcttctgcttctgttaggtccataccatttctgtcctttattgagcccatctttgcatgaaacgttcccttggtatctctaattttcttgaagagatctctagtctttcccattctattgttttcctctatttctttgcactgatcattgagaaaggctttcttatctccttgctattctttggaactctgcattcaaatgggtatatctttccctttctcctttgttttttgcttctcttcttttcacagctatttgtaaggcctccccagacagccattttgcttttttgcatttctttttcctggggatggtcttgatccctgtctcctgtacaatgtcacaaacctccatccatagtttatcaggcactctatctatcagatctagtcccttaaatctatttctcacttccactgtataattgtaagggatttgatataggtcatacctgaatgctctagcggtttttccctactttcttcaatttaatctgaatttggcaataaggagttcatgatctgagccacagtcagctcctggtcttgtttttgctgtctgtatagagcttttccatctttggctgcaaagaatataatcaatctgatttcggtgttgaccatctggtgatgtccatgtgtagagtcttctcttgtgttgttgaaagagggtgtttgctatgaccagtccattctcttggcaaaactctatgagcctttgccctgcttcattctgtactccaaggccaaatttacctgttactccaggtgtttcttgacttcctcattttgcattccagtcccctataatgaaaaggacatcttttttgggtgttagtttccTGGCAACCCTTTCCCAAATACTCTCAAGTATACCGAGAAGCATTCACATTTTAACCTACTACAGATCCTAACAAGTTTGTGAGTTGTATACAGAGGCCTCTTTCCTTTGAGTACAGGGAAGGCAAGGAGAGGTGGCAGTGGATTTTAGTGGTAATTGGAGCTACAGCAGCTGATACCTTACTCCACCTGGCTCACGGCTACTGCCTGTTCTGCCACGACCCTCCTCTGAATGGGGCAGCCAGATTGAGCAAATAATAGCACAGGATGACCAGTCTGAATCTGAGGTTCagattgctaagtcacttcagtcgtgtccgactctgtgcaaccccatagacggcagcccaccagattctccaccatccctgagattatccaggcaagaacactggagtgtgttgccatttccttctccaatgcatgaaagtgaaaagtgaaagtgaagtcgctcagtcatgtccgactcctagtgaccccatggactgcagcctaccaggctcttccatccataggattttccaggcaagagtactggagtggggtgccattgccttcacaacaaataatttttcaatgtatgtcccatgtaaaaaaaaaatattcattgtccatcttaaattcaaatttaactagaCATCTTATATTTTGTCTGATTCACCTACCTGCCACTCTCAAACCCTACTCTTTCAGAAAGGACCCGTGAGCTGTTTCCTGGTTCTTTCCCTTTGACCatagccttttctttctcatggctCACACCTCCCACCCCACAAAGGGAAGCTAAGTAAGGAGATGAGGAGAGCAGCCAAGAGACTAGAGAAAGACCCAGAGCTTCCTTTTAAGAGACCCATTTCCTTTTAAGagcacaccaaaatcagatttctccagtagctcagtggtaaagaatgcacttgacaatgcaggggacacgggttcgatccctggtctgagagaATCCCACATACTGTGAAACAACTAAACcggtgcaccacaaccactgagcctgtgttccagagcccaggagccacaactacagaagcttGAGCACTCTGGAGCctatgctcagcaacaagagaaaccaccataatgagaagcccgcgcaccacgGCTAGAGAGTAGCGCCTGCTTGTCacacctagagaaaagcccgtgcagcaacaaagacccagcatagccaaaaataaatgaataaataaaaggtgttttttttttatattcattaaacaacaaaaaaaagagcacaccaaaatcacaactatctGCAGAATAACCATCAGTGAAAAAGACTGGGACCTACCAGAAAAGATCTTCCACAGCTACCAGCATAAAGAAGAAATGAGACCAAGACCCATGGTGGGAGGGACCACCCCCAGGGGGgaaacccacaaactggagaataattgtATCCCAGA
This genomic window from Bubalus bubalis isolate 160015118507 breed Murrah chromosome 16, NDDB_SH_1, whole genome shotgun sequence contains:
- the LOC102400718 gene encoding olfactory receptor 10A3-like; this translates as MKRQNQSSVSDFILLGFSNFPELQRQLFWVFLADYLVTLLGNAIIIVVISLEQSLHVPMYLFLLNLSVVEVGFSAVIMPEMLVVLSSEKTTITFAGCFSQMYFILLFGGTECFLLGAMAYDRFAAICHPLSYPVTMNKRVFTKLVMLSWVSGIMVATVQTSWVFSFPFCGPSEINHLFCETPPVLELACADTFLFEIYAFTGTILIVMVPFVLILLSYVRILFAILKMPSTTGKQKAFSTCTSHLTSVTLFYGTASMTYLQPKSGYSPETKKLMSLAYTLLTPLLNPLIYSLRNSEMKRVLLKVWRRKVDLHAF